In Bartonella bovis 91-4, the following proteins share a genomic window:
- the cobT gene encoding cobaltochelatase subunit CobT, with amino-acid sequence MVAEIGDHSKHLIDHPLNGKFDITAFPKAVSICIRTLSSTRNFEVTFNKSKSSMDDNYAYVRPPTLPQYITQKNVAITRALGDCIALYKAWHDPHIHVQFAPIQPEARVVFDALEQTRIEAIGTLAMEGIAQNLDTMLADKYQKKHYQMVRHQNEAPLQDALALLLREKITKRPPPQEAGLILELWRQSIEQKAAIELHELTYHIYDQKAFARIAYQMLIALKIADQLNENFNQTCNKKPNNDLKIKNQDKEENESAQYSQNKEQKITDQNNDSYKEETKASQLSNDDITQEKLENPWKQKRKKFKYSSNICQPMEKLADYKVFTRQFDEILEATHFCSESELDHLRHCLDKQLNHLQNIVTRLANRLQRRLMAQQNRSWHFDLEEGHLDTARLARLIIDPMQSLSFKKEHDTHFRDTVVSLLIDNSGSMRGRPITVAASCADILAQTLERCKVKVEILGFTTKAWKGGQARKEWNNQNKPDNPGRLNDLLHIIYKSADTPWRRARRNLGLMMQEGLLKENIDGEALIWAHQRLLSRHESRRILMVISDGAPIDDSTLSVNPSSYLKKHLHAVIQEIQTHSPIELIAIGIGHDVTRYYQRAVTIINVEELADAVTEQLATLFDPKKPNCSHYVFKR; translated from the coding sequence ATGGTGGCAGAAATTGGTGACCACAGCAAACATCTAATAGACCACCCCCTCAACGGTAAGTTTGACATCACAGCCTTTCCAAAAGCTGTCTCCATCTGTATTCGTACACTTTCTAGCACACGTAACTTTGAAGTTACTTTTAACAAAAGCAAATCATCTATGGACGACAATTATGCTTATGTTCGCCCACCAACATTACCACAATACATAACACAAAAAAATGTTGCCATTACCCGCGCACTGGGAGATTGCATAGCACTGTACAAAGCATGGCATGATCCCCACATTCATGTTCAGTTTGCCCCAATACAACCAGAAGCACGTGTTGTTTTTGACGCTCTTGAGCAAACACGCATTGAAGCAATCGGCACTTTAGCAATGGAAGGAATTGCTCAAAATCTTGATACAATGCTCGCCGATAAATACCAAAAAAAACATTACCAAATGGTGCGCCATCAAAATGAAGCTCCTCTACAAGATGCACTTGCACTTTTACTGCGTGAAAAGATAACAAAACGCCCCCCTCCGCAAGAAGCTGGGCTTATATTAGAATTATGGCGTCAATCAATTGAACAAAAAGCTGCAATAGAACTACATGAGCTTACATATCATATTTATGACCAAAAAGCTTTTGCACGTATTGCTTATCAAATGCTTATTGCATTAAAAATTGCCGACCAATTAAATGAAAATTTTAACCAGACGTGCAATAAAAAACCAAACAATGATCTTAAAATAAAAAATCAAGATAAAGAAGAAAACGAAAGCGCACAGTACTCTCAAAATAAAGAGCAAAAAATAACTGACCAAAACAATGATAGCTATAAAGAGGAAACAAAAGCCTCTCAGTTAAGCAATGATGATATAACCCAAGAAAAGTTAGAGAATCCTTGGAAACAAAAACGAAAGAAATTTAAATATTCTTCCAATATTTGTCAGCCAATGGAAAAACTTGCCGATTATAAAGTTTTCACGCGTCAATTTGATGAAATTTTAGAAGCGACTCATTTTTGTTCGGAAAGCGAATTAGATCATTTACGTCATTGTCTTGATAAACAATTAAATCACCTCCAAAACATTGTTACACGCTTAGCAAACCGTCTGCAACGGCGTCTTATGGCACAACAAAACCGCTCTTGGCATTTTGATCTTGAAGAAGGACATCTCGATACAGCACGACTTGCACGCCTCATTATCGATCCAATGCAATCACTTTCTTTTAAAAAAGAACACGATACACACTTTCGTGATACCGTTGTTTCATTGCTCATTGATAATTCAGGATCAATGCGAGGGCGACCAATTACTGTCGCAGCAAGTTGTGCTGATATTTTAGCGCAAACACTTGAACGCTGCAAAGTCAAAGTTGAAATTTTAGGCTTTACCACTAAAGCTTGGAAAGGCGGTCAAGCCCGTAAAGAATGGAATAACCAAAATAAACCCGATAACCCAGGGCGTTTAAATGATTTGCTCCATATCATCTACAAAAGCGCTGATACACCATGGCGTCGTGCCCGACGTAATTTAGGCCTAATGATGCAAGAAGGATTGCTTAAAGAAAACATTGATGGTGAAGCACTTATTTGGGCGCATCAGCGCCTTCTATCACGACACGAATCTCGCCGTATCCTTATGGTCATTTCTGATGGTGCACCAATTGATGATTCGACACTTTCTGTTAACCCTAGTTCTTATCTTAAAAAGCATTTGCATGCTGTTATCCAAGAAATTCAAACACATTCACCTATAGAATTAATTGCCATTGGCATTGGTCATGATGTCACACGCTATTATCAACGCGCTGTGACAATCATCAACGTCGAAGAACTAGCTGATGCCGTGACCGAACAATTAGCAACACTCTTTGATCCCAAAAAACCTAACTGCTCACACTATGTTTTTAAAAGATAA
- the rpmB gene encoding 50S ribosomal protein L28: protein MSRACELTGKAVQYGNNVSHANNKTRRRFLPNLCNVTLISEVLQQSYRLRISAHALRSVEHRGGLDCFLVKADDKELSQRARLLKRQIMKKKAEQAA, encoded by the coding sequence ATGTCTCGTGCCTGCGAATTAACAGGAAAAGCAGTTCAGTATGGGAATAATGTTAGCCATGCCAATAATAAAACGCGTCGTCGTTTTTTACCAAATCTTTGCAATGTGACATTAATTTCGGAAGTGCTTCAGCAAAGTTACCGTTTACGTATTTCAGCGCATGCTTTACGTTCAGTTGAGCATCGTGGTGGTCTTGATTGCTTTTTGGTGAAAGCTGATGATAAAGAATTATCACAACGTGCGCGTTTATTAAAACGCCAGATCATGAAGAAAAAAGCTGAACAAGCAGCTTGA
- a CDS encoding BolA family protein has protein sequence MSTTIQTVIETKLRDAFCPQKLEVINESSLHAGHRHKGGVFDSHGETHFRVKILSSFFSGTSRVERHRAIYKVLQQELETHIHALALEVEAV, from the coding sequence ATGTCTACTACGATTCAAACAGTCATCGAAACAAAGCTTCGTGATGCTTTTTGTCCGCAGAAACTTGAAGTGATTAATGAAAGCAGTCTTCATGCAGGGCACCGTCATAAAGGTGGTGTTTTTGATAGCCACGGGGAAACACATTTTCGGGTAAAAATTCTCTCTTCTTTTTTTTCAGGCACGTCGCGGGTAGAGAGACACCGGGCGATTTATAAAGTTTTACAACAAGAATTAGAAACACATATTCACGCTTTGGCTCTTGAGGTTGAAGCTGTTTAA
- a CDS encoding SURF1 family protein, whose protein sequence is MIKMNQSPTKSQSKNISFFSILFGILCIGFFLLFSALGVWQVQRLNWKTNLIASVNQRIHLPPIKAPPQNQWKRITFDKDEYRPVTLTGNLLTDKNIFVTALTQNTTGYWVLTPLQTADNTLTFINRGFIPMDARHHFEQEKASPYPHSSTNIEQITITGFLRMSEGDVIFPRKNNPDQNLWYTRQLPAMAQKLGLSNVAPYFIDVTQKIATQGDLPIVGLTVVHFNNNHLSYALTWFILAAGVLGAFFFLFSKYNNN, encoded by the coding sequence ATGATTAAGATGAATCAATCTCCAACAAAATCTCAGAGCAAAAATATAAGCTTTTTTTCTATTTTGTTCGGCATTTTATGTATAGGCTTTTTTTTGCTCTTCAGTGCACTAGGCGTCTGGCAAGTACAACGACTAAATTGGAAAACAAATCTCATTGCCAGCGTTAATCAGCGCATTCACCTACCCCCCATCAAAGCACCACCCCAAAATCAATGGAAGAGGATCACTTTTGATAAAGATGAATATCGACCCGTTACACTTACCGGAAATCTCTTAACAGATAAAAATATTTTTGTAACAGCTCTCACTCAAAACACCACAGGTTATTGGGTTTTAACCCCTTTACAAACAGCTGATAACACTCTGACTTTTATAAATCGTGGTTTCATTCCTATGGATGCACGCCACCACTTTGAGCAAGAAAAAGCCTCACCTTATCCCCATTCTTCTACTAACATAGAACAGATTACAATCACCGGTTTTTTACGTATGAGCGAAGGAGATGTAATATTTCCACGCAAAAATAACCCTGATCAAAATCTCTGGTATACACGCCAACTGCCCGCCATGGCCCAAAAGTTAGGGCTCTCTAATGTGGCCCCTTATTTTATTGATGTTACGCAAAAAATAGCCACACAAGGAGATCTTCCTATTGTCGGACTAACAGTTGTACACTTTAACAATAATCACCTGAGCTATGCTCTAACGTGGTTTATTTTAGCAGCTGGTGTTTTGGGTGCATTCTTTTTTTTATTTTCAAAATATAATAATAACTAA
- the cobS gene encoding cobaltochelatase subunit CobS encodes MTKTNYAIDIPDITVCAHDIFHIDTDMKIPAFSAKSLYVPDLDPDYLFDKQTTLAILAGFVFNRRVMISGYHGTGKSTHIEQVAARLNWPCIRINLDSHISRIDLVGKDAIVLKDGLQITEFKDGILPWAYQNNIALVFDEYDAGRPDVMFVIQRVLEASGRLSLLDQSRIITPHPAFRLFATANTIGLGDTTGLYHGTQQINQAQMDRWSIVAILNYLPHDNEVNIVCSKVKYFQTPQRKKTVSQMVHVANMVRQAFINGDLSTVMSPRTVITWAENTEIFQNVDFAFYLTFLNKCDELEHAIVAEFYQRAFGKELTKSLNL; translated from the coding sequence ATGACAAAAACAAATTATGCCATCGACATTCCCGATATCACAGTCTGCGCTCACGATATATTCCATATTGACACAGATATGAAAATACCCGCTTTTAGTGCAAAAAGCCTATATGTTCCTGACTTAGATCCCGATTATCTTTTTGACAAGCAAACAACTTTAGCCATTTTAGCAGGTTTTGTTTTTAATCGTCGTGTTATGATTTCTGGCTATCATGGTACTGGTAAATCAACACATATTGAACAAGTTGCCGCACGCCTTAACTGGCCTTGTATTCGAATTAACCTTGACAGTCACATCAGTCGCATTGATCTTGTCGGAAAAGATGCTATCGTTTTGAAAGATGGTCTACAAATTACTGAATTTAAAGATGGCATTCTGCCCTGGGCTTATCAAAATAACATCGCTCTTGTCTTTGATGAATATGATGCAGGCAGGCCTGATGTTATGTTTGTCATTCAACGGGTACTTGAAGCCTCTGGACGATTGAGCTTACTTGATCAAAGCCGCATTATCACCCCTCATCCAGCATTTCGTCTTTTTGCGACTGCAAATACTATTGGTCTTGGCGATACAACAGGGCTTTATCACGGCACACAACAAATTAACCAAGCTCAAATGGACCGATGGTCTATTGTGGCGATATTAAATTATTTACCCCATGACAATGAAGTCAATATCGTTTGCTCGAAAGTTAAATATTTCCAAACACCTCAAAGAAAAAAAACAGTTTCACAAATGGTGCATGTAGCCAACATGGTACGCCAAGCCTTTATCAATGGTGATCTTTCAACAGTTATGAGCCCACGCACTGTAATCACTTGGGCAGAAAATACCGAAATTTTTCAAAATGTTGACTTTGCTTTTTACTTAACCTTTCTCAATAAATGTGATGAACTCGAACACGCAATTGTTGCAGAATTTTACCAACGTGCTTTTGGAAAAGAGCTTACCAAATCACTCAATTTATAA
- a CDS encoding VUT family protein, with amino-acid sequence MSSTCKSLVAQQRKKHIIFASFAMCLAVTASNILVQYPIYWFNLNEILTYGAFTYPIAFLINDLTNRFYGPVAARRVVYAGFITAFFVSWVLVTPRLAIASSMAFLFAQLLDILVFTPLRRKTWWKAPLAAALAGSALDTVLFFAIAFSSHFSFVDYMTDYVDGSIVDNTIFFGFGVPVWFSLACGDFSVKIVMSLVMLAPYGTILRSFRASLSAHY; translated from the coding sequence ATGTCTTCAACCTGTAAATCTTTAGTAGCACAGCAAAGAAAAAAACATATTATTTTTGCAAGTTTTGCAATGTGTTTAGCGGTAACTGCTTCCAATATTTTGGTTCAATATCCTATCTACTGGTTTAATTTGAATGAGATCTTGACCTATGGGGCTTTTACCTACCCAATTGCTTTTTTGATTAATGATTTAACGAATCGTTTTTATGGTCCAGTTGCGGCACGGCGCGTGGTGTATGCTGGTTTTATAACGGCTTTTTTTGTTTCTTGGGTATTAGTTACGCCACGGCTTGCAATTGCTTCTAGTATGGCATTTTTATTTGCACAATTGCTTGATATTTTGGTTTTTACACCTTTGCGACGTAAAACGTGGTGGAAGGCACCTTTGGCAGCAGCATTAGCTGGCTCAGCTTTGGATACGGTATTGTTTTTTGCTATTGCTTTTTCTAGTCATTTTAGCTTTGTTGATTACATGACAGATTATGTTGATGGTTCTATCGTGGATAACACAATATTTTTTGGGTTTGGTGTTCCAGTTTGGTTCTCGCTTGCTTGTGGTGATTTTTCGGTCAAAATAGTGATGAGTTTGGTTATGCTTGCGCCTTATGGTACAATTTTGAGAAGTTTTAGGGCTTCACTTTCAGCACACTACTAA
- a CDS encoding DUF1127 domain-containing protein has product MNILRSFGSWRRYRRTVKALNNLSTYELNDLGINRGDIRSIAWRFSRKSL; this is encoded by the coding sequence ATGAACATTCTGCGGTCTTTTGGTTCTTGGCGCCGTTATCGTCGGACAGTTAAGGCATTAAATAATCTTTCAACGTATGAACTCAATGATCTTGGTATTAATCGGGGTGATATTCGTTCAATTGCGTGGCGTTTTTCGCGCAAATCTCTTTGA
- a CDS encoding J domain-containing protein, giving the protein MATTSKLFDSIRISSNKRKQGESQAQQCQWEGCEKTGVHKAPAGRNREGQYFYFCLDHVRAYNKDFNYFSGLSDKDIANFQKDALTGHRPTWSAGLSNSTSKKTSPHYATIRSGTAAYQNRMRDPFSFFTKRYSANTTSRKLKPLEAKAFDTLGLQANASAEDIKTKYKELVKKHHPDANGGNRSSEERFRDVLHAYNLLKKSGLC; this is encoded by the coding sequence ATGGCTACAACATCTAAATTATTTGATTCAATTCGTATCAGCTCCAATAAAAGAAAACAAGGTGAGTCACAAGCTCAACAGTGTCAATGGGAGGGGTGTGAAAAAACGGGGGTGCACAAAGCGCCAGCAGGCCGTAACCGTGAAGGGCAATATTTTTATTTTTGCCTTGATCATGTACGTGCTTACAATAAAGATTTTAATTATTTCTCAGGCCTTAGTGATAAAGATATCGCTAATTTTCAAAAAGACGCCCTTACAGGGCACCGCCCTACGTGGTCTGCTGGGCTAAGCAATAGTACATCCAAAAAAACATCCCCTCATTATGCAACGATTCGCTCTGGAACAGCAGCTTATCAAAACCGTATGCGTGATCCTTTTTCATTTTTCACCAAACGTTACTCAGCCAATACGACCTCGCGAAAATTAAAACCTTTAGAAGCCAAAGCTTTTGATACTTTAGGGTTACAAGCAAATGCTTCAGCTGAGGATATTAAAACAAAATATAAAGAGCTGGTCAAAAAACATCATCCTGATGCCAATGGTGGTAACCGTTCTTCAGAAGAACGTTTCCGCGATGTTTTACATGCCTATAATTTACTTAAAAAATCTGGCTTGTGCTAA